From Chiloscyllium punctatum isolate Juve2018m chromosome 36, sChiPun1.3, whole genome shotgun sequence, the proteins below share one genomic window:
- the LOC140459958 gene encoding melatonin receptor type 1B-like, producing the protein MNDCGKIVFTELGSNLLAIVILLRGRCGLSGCTTYYLVGIAVSDFLVIITGCILNRIGGIYFRHSTLSTTTACAVSTVMIYTSRDGSVWLTVAFTIDRFVAICCQSMKTRYCTEKTASLFIGVVCVLSCIKNLPSYFVYQPLYIVDGISWFCDFRDTYYNSPAWKSYDWLNHILTPILPFLLILLLNAMTVRYILVANSARRRLRGLASHGDSETANRKRSIILLFTISLSFLLLWVTYVGRFLYVRVTGEAYFSGLDFTDPQFILQETTNMLQILSSCNNVFIYAISQNKFRDELKKVMLSPFTTLAVCK; encoded by the exons atGAATGACTGTGGGAAAATTGTGTTTACAGAACTAGGAT CCAACCTGCTGGCGATCGTCATACTATTACGAGGACGGTGTGGACTCTCTGGGTGCACCACCTATTACTTGGTGGGGATAGCAGTGAGTGATTTTCTTGTGATCATCACTGGGTGCATCCTGAATCGGATCGGTGGCATTTACTTCCGACACAGCACACTGTCCACAACCACTGCCTGCGCAGTCAGCACCGTGATGATCTATACCAGCCGAGATGGCTCAGTCTGGCTGACCGTGGCATTCACCATCGATCGTTTCGTGGCCATATGCTGCCAGAGTATGAAGAccagatattgcactgagaaaactgcaTCACTGTTCATTGGAGTGGTTTGTGTCCTAAGCTGTATAAAGAACCTGCCTTCCTACTTTGTCTACCAGCCCTTGTACATTGTGGACGGGATTTCCTGGTTCTGTGACTTCAGAGACACGTACTATAACTCACCTGCATGGAAATCCTACGACTGGCTGAATCACATCTTGACGCCTATTCTCCCGTTCCTTCTTATTCTACTGCTCAATGCCATGACTGTCAGATATATCTTGGTGGCCAACAGTGCCCGAAGGAGGCTTCGGGGCTTGGCGAGCCACGGAGACTCAGAAACGGCCAACCGCAAGAGGTCCATCATACTGCTCTTCACTATCTCGCTCAGTTTCCTCCTTCTGTGGGTCACCTATGTCGGGCGCTTCCTCTATGTGCGGGTTACAGGTGAGGCATATTTCAGTGGCTTAGATTTCACTGACCCACAGTTTATTCTCCAAGAAACGACGAACATGCTGCAAATATTAAGTTCCTGCAACAACGTCTTCATTTATGCAATATCCCAGAACAAATTCCGAGATGAACTGAAGAAGGTGATGCTGTCTCCCTTCACAACTCTCGCTGTGTGCAAATAA